A genomic segment from Arcobacter acticola encodes:
- the lpxA gene encoding acyl-ACP--UDP-N-acetylglucosamine O-acyltransferase, producing the protein MNNIHNTAIIEEGAQLGDNITIGAFTIIGKDVKIGDGTIVDSHTLITGKTTIGKNNHIFSHASIGSIPQDLKFNGEDVELIIGDNNKIREYTLFNPGTIGGGSVTRIGDNNLFMGYTHVAHDVIIGNHCIFANGATLAGHVECDDYVVVGGLTPIHQFCKLGTQVMVGGASAVAQDIPPFCLAEGNKAVLRGLNLTGLRRRFENRADIDAIKHAYKELFESGRPLQEVASELLETDENKYVKELASFVLNTKRGIPFNRK; encoded by the coding sequence ATGAATAATATTCACAATACAGCAATAATTGAAGAAGGTGCACAATTAGGTGATAATATCACTATTGGTGCTTTTACAATTATTGGAAAAGATGTAAAAATAGGTGATGGCACAATTGTTGATTCTCATACTTTAATAACAGGTAAAACAACAATTGGAAAAAACAATCATATTTTTTCACACGCATCAATCGGTTCAATTCCTCAAGATTTAAAATTCAATGGAGAAGATGTTGAACTTATTATTGGTGACAATAATAAAATAAGAGAATACACACTATTTAATCCAGGAACAATTGGTGGTGGATCTGTTACAAGAATTGGTGACAACAACTTATTTATGGGATATACTCACGTTGCTCATGATGTAATAATTGGTAACCATTGTATTTTTGCAAATGGTGCAACACTTGCAGGACATGTTGAATGTGATGACTACGTTGTAGTTGGTGGATTAACACCTATTCATCAATTCTGTAAATTAGGAACTCAAGTAATGGTAGGTGGTGCATCAGCTGTTGCCCAAGATATTCCTCCATTTTGTTTAGCAGAAGGGAATAAAGCAGTGTTAAGAGGATTAAACTTAACAGGGCTTAGAAGAAGATTTGAAAATAGAGCTGATATAGATGCAATTAAACATGCATATAAAGAATTATTCGAATCAGGAAGACCTCTACAAGAAGTAGCGAGTGAGCTACTTGAAACAGATGAAAATAAATATGTAAAAGAATTAGCTAGTTTTGTATTAAATACAAAAAGAGGTATTCCTTTTAATAGAAAATAA
- the fabZ gene encoding 3-hydroxyacyl-ACP dehydratase FabZ: MLDIMQIQEILPHRYPLLLVDRITEMELKQSIKGFKNVSISEPAFQGHFPGHPIYPGVLILEGMAQAGGVLALKSSDLTDEEMKNKVIYFMSIDKAKFRTPVRPGDRLDYELEVIKMKSSLMVLKGQAFVDGKVCAEAEFKAMIVDK, from the coding sequence ATGTTAGATATTATGCAAATTCAAGAAATTCTTCCTCACAGATACCCACTACTTTTAGTAGATAGAATCACAGAAATGGAACTTAAACAGTCTATTAAGGGTTTTAAAAATGTATCAATCTCAGAACCAGCATTTCAAGGTCACTTTCCAGGTCATCCTATTTATCCAGGTGTTTTAATACTAGAAGGTATGGCTCAAGCAGGTGGTGTATTGGCGCTTAAGAGTTCAGATTTAACTGACGAAGAAATGAAAAACAAAGTTATCTATTTTATGAGTATTGATAAGGCTAAATTTAGAACTCCTGTAAGACCAGGGGATAGATTAGACTATGAATTAGAAGTAATCAAAATGAAAAGCTCTCTTATGGTTTTAAAAGGTCAAGCATTTGTAGATGGAAAAGTATGTGCAGAAGCAGAATTTAAAGCTATGATTGTTGACAAGTAA